A genomic stretch from Thermodesulfobacteriota bacterium includes:
- a CDS encoding twin-arginine translocation signal domain-containing protein yields MENSRRKFLKTVAIGAIGGEVLAGVPGAFAKQKSPETGIEIQKGYVIFNERTQKNMERMAEELVPGAGSIGMKEKLMNYFRRDKGAATFFDAGFWNLESVSKAAFQKSFYDLDNKEEIEKVLKHVSFRNRQFFNQFRTLVVKFYYGDPAVWKKLSYDGPPQPRGFMDYSEPPKSSKKK; encoded by the coding sequence ATGGAAAATTCACGCAGAAAATTCCTGAAAACGGTAGCGATAGGCGCAATCGGGGGCGAGGTGCTGGCAGGTGTTCCCGGCGCCTTCGCAAAGCAGAAATCCCCCGAAACGGGGATCGAGATACAGAAGGGTTACGTAATATTCAACGAAAGGACCCAAAAAAACATGGAGAGGATGGCCGAAGAGCTTGTACCCGGAGCCGGCAGTATAGGCATGAAGGAAAAACTGATGAATTACTTCAGGAGGGACAAGGGCGCGGCCACTTTCTTCGACGCCGGTTTTTGGAACCTCGAATCGGTAAGCAAGGCTGCCTTCCAGAAGTCATTTTACGACCTCGACAACAAGGAAGAGATCGAGAAAGTACTGAAGCACGTCAGCTTCAGGAACAGGCAATTTTTCAATCAATTCAGGACATTAGTGGTAAAGTTTTACTACGGAGACCCGGCCGTATGGAAGAAGCTCTCTTATGACGGCCCACCCCAGCCCAGAGGGTTTATGGATTATAGCGAGCCACCCAAAAGCAGCAAGAAAAAGTAG
- the thiI gene encoding tRNA uracil 4-sulfurtransferase ThiI produces MKEKTVTLIHYGELSLKGRNRSLFEIKLQENIQIMTGGKVLRQRGRFVMEGGNPEALSRVFGISWYASACVVDKDYESILKAVLKRVEQAIEGKADFGVHANRSDKSFPIPSMELASRIGGEVAARFGLPVNLKSPSLRINIEIADRVYIYFDRIEGLRGFPTGVSGKVLSLLSGGIDSPVSSFLMMKRGCRVDFIHFHVFSDNNKVFGSKMEELARTLDSYQGESRLHLVPYYPFEMALLCAGDVKGHELILFRRFMARVACRVAAAEGCQALVTGDSLGQVASQTMENIVLFREAASLPVFQPLIAFDKQEIVDYAKKIGTYGVSIADYKDCCSIVSSGPRTRANRRRVEELESAMNIESVLDQTMELITIHEL; encoded by the coding sequence ATGAAAGAGAAAACAGTAACGCTTATTCACTATGGAGAACTGTCTCTGAAGGGCAGAAACAGAAGCCTCTTCGAAATAAAGCTGCAGGAAAATATCCAGATAATGACGGGCGGAAAGGTCCTTAGGCAAAGGGGCCGATTCGTCATGGAAGGCGGAAACCCGGAGGCTCTTTCACGGGTATTCGGGATTTCGTGGTACGCATCTGCATGTGTTGTCGACAAGGACTACGAATCGATACTGAAAGCCGTACTTAAAAGGGTGGAGCAAGCAATCGAAGGCAAAGCGGATTTCGGCGTACACGCAAACAGGTCCGACAAGAGCTTTCCCATACCATCGATGGAGCTGGCTTCCAGGATTGGCGGTGAGGTGGCTGCCAGATTCGGTCTCCCCGTGAACCTCAAAAGCCCCTCGCTCAGGATCAATATCGAGATAGCGGACAGGGTCTACATATACTTCGACAGAATAGAAGGGCTCAGGGGCTTCCCTACCGGTGTTAGCGGCAAGGTGCTCTCCCTCTTGTCAGGCGGCATAGATTCGCCTGTCTCCTCGTTTCTCATGATGAAGCGCGGATGCAGGGTCGATTTTATCCATTTCCACGTTTTTAGTGACAATAATAAGGTTTTCGGGTCGAAAATGGAGGAGCTGGCGAGAACGCTCGATTCGTATCAGGGGGAATCGCGCCTTCACCTCGTTCCATACTACCCGTTCGAAATGGCGCTTCTCTGCGCGGGGGACGTAAAAGGCCACGAGTTGATACTCTTCAGGAGATTCATGGCGCGCGTGGCGTGCAGGGTCGCTGCGGCAGAGGGGTGCCAGGCTCTGGTTACAGGGGACAGCCTGGGGCAGGTCGCGTCGCAGACAATGGAAAACATCGTGCTATTCCGTGAAGCCGCTTCCCTGCCTGTATTTCAGCCGCTCATCGCGTTCGATAAACAGGAAATAGTCGATTACGCCAAGAAAATCGGCACCTACGGTGTTTCCATAGCCGATTACAAGGACTGCTGCTCTATTGTTTCGTCCGGGCCGCGCACCAGGGCGAATCGCCGGCGCGTCGAAGAGCTTGAGAGTGCCATGAATATTGAAAGTGTGCTGGATCAAACAATGGAGCTCATTACCATACATGAGCTCTGA
- a CDS encoding MXAN_5808 family serine peptidase, with product MKSLSRKASKLLILTAVLVFSAYLFFISPSLLNLDRNAEADSLNITNVVMQYVKRYYVDKSAVEPKAMLVEGLNRLEQIVDEVLVDFPQGEDGGTFVVQVEGEKSTFDMSGVNDLDLVTARLEQVFEFITPHLKGNDPKVSDIEYAVLDQMLTSLDQHSGIITPQIYKEFMIETEGSFGGLGIVIGVRDGNLTVISPIEGTPAYRIGIKPNDSIVQIENESTINMSLIEAVGKLRGQKGTEVSIHVMREGLSEPKEYKIVRDTIVIESVETFDLEDGIKYIRIRDFQKNTLDSILHSLNTSPEMPSGIILDLRGNPGGLLDQAQRISDLFLTDGVIVTTQIGSSSKPYHANNKDEEFTGKVVVLVDAGSASASEIVAGALKNNERAIVIGERTFGKGSVQQIFDLNDGSALKLTIAQYLTPGDKSIQDVGVTPDIMLHPTIFTGESSVFHPDSDNRLNQPQKKNARKKHEVFEKPVYNISYLDEKIEPSEDDAEPIPEEALTKDERRKALDEDFYVSLAKDIIENSKMQSRAESLGEIKPDVDKISKSEEYKIEDKWHALGVDWSNGNGKIEKPSISTVVTPARPEVKAGEKLELKVEVENKGQEPVYRLMATTRSENPVFEGKELIFGKLEPGEKRSWTTTFEVPKWTLTRDDIVSLEFVDAAKSPIPDYKLDARTTGLERPLYSYNYEIVDDGRLGSSGNGNGVPEAGEEIVLLVRVKNIGQGTSEKTVLTLKNNSGDKIFLEKGRAEIENLPPGDVRDAAFTFAVNSTEPTIDLELQIVDDVFKEGLISKSKIPGVGEGEGFVQKELFVTVPGEGAPIRGGSFKDAPIVATAEKGATFSALGQNSNWVKIKLDNDFIGWANKDKVIVSESQSGTSGQGAPQFRKTFEAPPIMSFTPPPATTSASTITLDGKVTSNDGVELVSVFIGDNKVALIPSAKKELPVSVEINLDEDVNLITVIAKDTKGLLSKQSFVVRKEAQQG from the coding sequence TTGAAAAGCCTTTCCAGAAAAGCAAGTAAACTTCTTATACTCACCGCGGTGCTGGTCTTTTCCGCATATCTTTTCTTTATATCTCCAAGTCTTTTAAATCTCGATCGAAATGCCGAAGCCGACAGCCTTAACATAACCAACGTCGTAATGCAATACGTGAAGAGATATTACGTAGACAAGTCCGCCGTCGAACCCAAAGCCATGCTGGTCGAGGGCCTGAACAGGCTGGAGCAGATAGTAGACGAGGTGCTCGTCGACTTCCCCCAGGGAGAGGACGGGGGGACGTTCGTGGTTCAGGTCGAGGGGGAAAAGTCCACCTTCGACATGAGCGGGGTGAACGACCTCGACCTCGTAACGGCGAGGCTCGAGCAGGTCTTCGAATTTATTACACCGCACCTTAAAGGGAACGACCCCAAGGTCAGCGATATCGAATACGCCGTGCTGGACCAGATGCTGACATCACTCGACCAGCATTCGGGGATAATCACCCCCCAGATATACAAGGAGTTCATGATAGAGACCGAAGGGAGCTTCGGCGGGCTCGGCATAGTAATAGGCGTCAGGGACGGAAACCTCACGGTCATATCACCGATAGAGGGCACCCCGGCCTACAGGATAGGGATAAAGCCCAACGACAGTATAGTGCAGATAGAGAACGAGTCGACGATAAACATGTCGCTCATAGAGGCGGTGGGCAAGCTGAGGGGGCAAAAGGGGACCGAGGTTTCGATACACGTGATGAGGGAAGGACTTTCGGAGCCCAAGGAATACAAGATAGTAAGGGACACTATCGTCATAGAAAGCGTCGAAACGTTCGACCTCGAAGACGGAATCAAATACATAAGGATCAGGGACTTTCAGAAGAACACGCTCGACAGCATACTCCACAGCCTTAACACGAGCCCCGAAATGCCGAGCGGTATAATACTCGACCTCAGGGGGAACCCGGGCGGTCTGCTCGACCAGGCGCAGAGGATCTCGGACCTCTTCCTTACGGACGGCGTCATAGTGACGACTCAGATAGGGAGCTCGTCAAAGCCCTATCACGCGAACAACAAGGACGAGGAGTTTACGGGGAAGGTGGTGGTTCTAGTCGACGCCGGGAGCGCGAGCGCGTCCGAGATCGTGGCGGGAGCGCTCAAGAACAACGAGCGGGCTATAGTCATAGGCGAGAGGACGTTCGGCAAGGGCTCGGTGCAGCAGATATTCGACCTTAACGACGGCTCGGCGCTCAAGCTGACCATCGCGCAGTACCTGACGCCGGGGGACAAGTCGATACAGGACGTGGGCGTCACGCCGGACATCATGCTCCACCCGACGATATTCACGGGGGAATCTTCGGTCTTCCATCCGGATTCCGACAACCGCCTGAACCAGCCGCAGAAGAAAAATGCAAGGAAGAAACACGAGGTATTCGAGAAGCCCGTTTACAACATATCGTATCTCGACGAAAAGATAGAGCCCTCGGAGGACGACGCAGAGCCGATACCCGAAGAGGCGCTGACCAAGGATGAGAGGCGTAAAGCCCTAGACGAAGATTTTTACGTATCGCTCGCGAAGGACATTATAGAAAATTCGAAGATGCAGTCGAGAGCGGAATCGCTCGGGGAGATCAAGCCGGACGTCGACAAGATCTCGAAGTCCGAGGAATACAAGATCGAGGATAAGTGGCACGCCCTCGGCGTCGACTGGTCGAACGGAAACGGGAAGATCGAAAAGCCTTCCATATCGACGGTTGTAACCCCGGCGAGGCCCGAGGTCAAGGCCGGGGAGAAGCTGGAGCTCAAGGTGGAAGTCGAGAACAAGGGGCAGGAGCCGGTGTACAGGCTCATGGCCACCACGAGGTCGGAGAACCCCGTCTTCGAAGGCAAGGAGCTCATATTCGGAAAGCTGGAACCCGGCGAGAAGAGGTCCTGGACCACGACGTTCGAGGTGCCGAAGTGGACGCTCACGAGGGACGACATAGTGAGCCTCGAATTCGTGGATGCGGCCAAGTCGCCCATTCCGGATTATAAGCTCGACGCCAGGACGACGGGACTCGAAAGGCCTCTCTATTCATATAATTACGAGATAGTCGACGACGGGCGGCTGGGCTCGAGCGGCAACGGAAACGGAGTTCCCGAGGCCGGCGAGGAGATAGTGCTTCTGGTAAGGGTGAAGAACATCGGGCAGGGGACATCCGAGAAGACCGTTCTTACGCTGAAGAATAATTCGGGAGACAAGATATTCCTCGAAAAGGGACGGGCAGAAATAGAGAACCTCCCGCCCGGAGACGTGAGGGACGCGGCGTTCACGTTCGCCGTCAACAGCACGGAGCCCACGATAGATCTGGAGCTCCAGATAGTGGACGACGTATTCAAGGAAGGACTCATCAGCAAGTCGAAAATACCCGGAGTCGGCGAGGGCGAGGGTTTCGTTCAGAAAGAGCTCTTCGTCACAGTGCCCGGCGAGGGCGCACCGATACGCGGCGGAAGCTTCAAGGACGCGCCGATAGTGGCGACGGCCGAGAAGGGAGCCACGTTCAGCGCGCTCGGACAGAACAGCAACTGGGTGAAGATAAAGCTCGACAACGACTTCATCGGGTGGGCGAACAAGGACAAGGTCATAGTTTCGGAATCGCAGTCGGGGACGTCCGGGCAGGGGGCGCCGCAGTTCAGGAAGACGTTCGAGGCGCCGCCCATAATGAGCTTCACGCCTCCGCCCGCCACGACATCCGCGTCCACGATCACGCTCGACGGGAAGGTGACGAGCAACGACGGCGTCGAGCTCGTGTCGGTCTTCATAGGGGACAACAAGGTAGCGCTCATTCCGTCGGCGAAGAAGGAGCTTCCGGTGTCCGTCGAGATCAATCTCGATGAAGACGTAAACCTGATCACGGTTATAGCCAAGGATACGAAGGGGCTTTTATCCAAGCAGTCGTTTGTCGTAAGGAAAGAGGCGCAGCAAGGGTAG
- a CDS encoding ABC transporter permease: MTGKFLLARTLTGIFVVFAVATITFFMLRTLPGGPFDTEKKLPPRIKENIEAKYRLDKPLSVQYLEYMKDLARGDFGPSYKYIDRSVNEIIRETLPVSAQLGLISLVLAVVIGSAAGIAAASKQGGVFDFASVSVSTALVSVPSFVVGAVLIYFFSIKLGWLPPALWGKPENFVLPALTLAAAPAAYLARLMRASMLDTSRSLYVRTARAKGLGRFTITTRHILRNALIPVVTVLGPITAFLVTGSFVVEYIFAIPGIGRFFVLAVSNRDYPLVMGITIVYTIVLVLANLIVDICYARLDPRIKLDEGSARG; encoded by the coding sequence TTGACCGGCAAATTCTTACTCGCCCGCACCCTTACAGGAATCTTTGTCGTCTTTGCCGTAGCGACGATTACGTTCTTTATGTTAAGAACGCTGCCCGGCGGGCCGTTCGACACCGAGAAGAAGCTGCCGCCCCGGATAAAAGAGAACATAGAGGCCAAGTACAGGCTCGACAAGCCGCTCTCGGTGCAGTACCTGGAATACATGAAGGACCTCGCCCGGGGGGACTTCGGACCTTCTTATAAATACATAGACAGATCCGTAAACGAGATCATACGGGAGACCCTTCCCGTATCGGCGCAGCTCGGGCTTATAAGCCTCGTCCTCGCCGTAGTCATCGGAAGCGCGGCTGGCATCGCGGCCGCGTCGAAGCAGGGAGGGGTTTTCGATTTCGCTTCCGTTTCCGTATCGACGGCGCTGGTGTCGGTGCCTAGCTTCGTCGTGGGCGCAGTGCTGATATATTTCTTTTCGATAAAGCTCGGATGGCTCCCGCCCGCGTTGTGGGGAAAGCCCGAGAACTTCGTCCTTCCCGCGCTGACGCTCGCAGCGGCGCCCGCCGCTTATCTCGCGCGGCTTATGAGGGCGAGCATGCTCGACACGTCGAGGTCGCTGTACGTGAGGACGGCGCGGGCGAAGGGGCTCGGACGCTTCACGATAACTACGAGGCATATATTAAGGAACGCCCTCATCCCGGTCGTCACCGTGCTGGGGCCGATAACGGCGTTTCTCGTGACGGGCTCTTTCGTAGTCGAATACATTTTCGCCATACCCGGGATCGGGAGGTTCTTCGTCCTCGCCGTATCGAACAGGGATTACCCGCTCGTCATGGGAATAACGATTGTATATACAATCGTCCTCGTCCTGGCGAACCTTATCGTAGACATTTGCTACGCGCGCCTCGACCCGCGCATAAAGCTCGACGAGGGGAGCGCGAGGGGTTGA
- the truA gene encoding tRNA pseudouridine(38-40) synthase TruA, giving the protein MRNIKLTEGLRNIKLTIEYDGTEYVGWQRQPSGRTVQAEIERALESMTGQRTVVNGSGRTDSGVHALGQTASFRTESSLSLARIHKGLNSLLPPDIAILRAEEMDPAFHAQHSAKRKTYVYEILNRPERSAMLRERAWHVYPELDPDAMKEAALALVGEHDFRAFAHAGITVRSTVRTVFRAEAVKKGDFITFTIEADGFLKRMVRLIVGTLVEVGKGKITPGDFSDILDRGEKTKHVHAAPARGLYLKEVLY; this is encoded by the coding sequence TTGAGGAACATAAAGCTCACCGAGGGGTTGCGGAATATAAAACTCACCATAGAATACGACGGCACGGAATACGTCGGGTGGCAGCGCCAGCCGTCGGGAAGGACGGTGCAGGCCGAGATAGAGCGGGCGCTCGAATCCATGACCGGCCAGAGGACCGTCGTGAACGGATCGGGCAGGACCGATTCCGGCGTCCACGCCCTCGGGCAGACGGCGAGCTTCAGGACGGAAAGCTCGCTCAGCCTCGCCCGGATTCACAAGGGGCTCAATTCGCTCCTGCCCCCGGACATAGCGATACTCCGGGCGGAAGAGATGGACCCCGCCTTTCACGCACAGCACTCGGCGAAGAGAAAGACGTACGTCTACGAGATACTGAACCGCCCGGAGAGGTCGGCGATGCTGAGGGAGAGAGCGTGGCACGTATATCCCGAGCTCGATCCCGACGCCATGAAAGAGGCCGCGCTCGCGCTCGTCGGGGAGCACGACTTCAGGGCCTTTGCACACGCGGGGATAACGGTGAGGTCTACGGTCAGGACAGTCTTCCGGGCGGAGGCTGTGAAGAAGGGGGACTTTATAACGTTCACGATCGAGGCCGACGGGTTTTTGAAGAGGATGGTGAGGCTGATCGTGGGGACGCTGGTGGAGGTGGGAAAGGGAAAGATCACGCCCGGGGACTTTTCGGACATACTCGACCGGGGCGAAAAAACGAAGCACGTCCACGCAGCCCCCGCACGCGGGCTGTACCTGAAAGAGGTTCTGTACTAG
- a CDS encoding fumarylacetoacetate hydrolase family protein codes for MKIVRFDTNDGRARYGVYDKGEVYETDGEVYGEFGVSSRAHDPHAINILPPSAPTKIIGVGLNYRDHAAEMGKELPEEPRLFIKPSTAIIGHGGIIKYPSHMSSRVDYEGELALIIRKAARDVSPENAGEYILGYTCLNDVTARDLQAKDIQFTRAKGFDTFAPAGPVIETEIDPSDLEISTYINGERKQHSRTSELIFGVPELVSFVSRVMTLLPGDIISTGTPSGISPMKIGDMVEVEIEGIGRLTNSVG; via the coding sequence ATGAAGATTGTAAGGTTCGACACGAACGACGGCAGGGCGAGATACGGGGTTTACGATAAAGGCGAGGTGTACGAGACAGACGGGGAGGTTTACGGGGAATTCGGTGTTTCGTCCCGGGCCCACGACCCGCACGCGATAAATATCCTGCCGCCTTCCGCCCCGACGAAGATAATAGGCGTAGGGCTCAATTACAGGGACCACGCCGCGGAAATGGGGAAGGAGCTCCCGGAGGAGCCGAGGCTCTTCATTAAGCCGTCCACCGCCATCATCGGACACGGGGGGATTATAAAATATCCCTCTCACATGTCTTCACGCGTCGATTACGAGGGCGAGCTCGCCCTTATTATAAGGAAGGCGGCCAGGGACGTGAGCCCGGAAAACGCCGGCGAGTACATACTGGGCTACACCTGCCTTAACGACGTTACGGCGAGGGACCTCCAGGCAAAGGACATACAGTTCACGAGGGCCAAGGGATTCGATACGTTCGCACCGGCGGGGCCCGTGATAGAGACGGAGATAGACCCGTCGGACCTCGAAATCTCGACCTATATTAACGGGGAGAGAAAGCAGCACTCGAGGACGTCCGAGCTTATATTCGGCGTGCCGGAGCTCGTGAGCTTCGTGTCTCGCGTGATGACGCTCCTCCCCGGGGACATAATATCCACTGGGACTCCGTCGGGCATAAGCCCCATGAAGATAGGCGACATGGTGGAGGTGGAGATAGAGGGGATAGGGCGGCTGACGAACAGCGTCGGCTGA
- a CDS encoding tetratricopeptide repeat protein produces MKNRKKDKSVTQKTRENPVSGAAPGRASFAAGFYPYFTNRIVLCLILLVVSFAVFIPSLDNEFVWDDVTFIVDAESYLEEFDFSPAFLIKKPKSSVKYYRPFFTLSLVTDYRMWGLSPFGYHLTNILLHSACTLALYFMVLVLGREFRLKSPDAVAFLSSLLFAVYPLHVESVSFISARADMMAGMLLFLSVGFYALSYRKLLYLIPAVLSLYLSLYTKEVAYSFPIVLLGFDLISRRFFSRVNIAKYAIILLLVSVYVVVRSGSFLSGSDLMKQSMIRGLSGMEMVTEFLVGFLGSYLYYGWRFVYPYELDHFIASIPGGSAFYITLSVIFVLAVVAAFIVSIKKKEDYTAFSLLLLFATLGPAVMIAIFPTAITRFAERFMYIPSAGFCMLAAYVIVLAGSRSGIRWLGWALAGALTLSYAIVTVNGQAEWQNNLTFWKAAVDRAPDALTPRVNYGEALRNVGRTEEALEQFRLARQRTSKVEVRGRTISTIPLAMSYINRGNYGMAEKVLEEALRDDPGVAADYNHLMGYICIQRKDFAAAKDYLRESLKIRWWNANVHYLLGSIYYTEAGESKSIEDYKKAETELRAAVRINGKLAEARVALAKTLLATGRKDEAVSQAKEALKTARIPTTVAEAKAIIGKE; encoded by the coding sequence ATGAAAAACCGAAAGAAAGATAAATCCGTAACACAGAAAACCCGGGAGAACCCCGTCTCCGGCGCGGCTCCCGGGCGAGCTTCCTTCGCCGCCGGGTTCTACCCTTATTTTACGAACAGGATCGTCCTTTGCCTTATTCTACTCGTTGTCTCGTTTGCGGTCTTCATTCCGTCCCTCGACAACGAATTCGTCTGGGACGATGTGACCTTCATAGTCGACGCCGAATCCTACCTCGAAGAGTTCGACTTCAGCCCCGCGTTCCTGATCAAGAAGCCCAAGTCGTCCGTAAAATACTACAGGCCGTTCTTCACACTCTCCCTCGTGACGGACTACAGGATGTGGGGCCTTTCTCCGTTCGGGTATCACCTGACCAACATACTCCTCCATTCGGCCTGCACGCTGGCCCTTTATTTCATGGTGCTGGTGCTCGGCCGGGAGTTCAGGCTCAAGAGCCCGGATGCGGTCGCATTCCTTTCGTCCCTTCTTTTCGCCGTCTACCCGCTCCACGTCGAAAGCGTAAGCTTCATATCGGCGAGGGCGGACATGATGGCCGGGATGCTCCTCTTCCTGTCCGTCGGGTTCTACGCGCTGTCCTACAGAAAACTCCTCTACCTCATCCCGGCGGTGCTCAGTCTCTACCTCTCCCTCTACACGAAGGAAGTCGCCTATTCATTTCCGATAGTCCTTCTCGGCTTCGACCTGATCAGCCGAAGGTTTTTCAGCCGCGTAAACATAGCCAAGTACGCCATAATACTGCTTCTCGTATCCGTTTACGTCGTCGTGAGGTCGGGCTCCTTCCTCTCGGGTTCTGATCTTATGAAGCAAAGCATGATCAGGGGCCTCTCCGGCATGGAGATGGTAACCGAATTCCTCGTCGGGTTTCTCGGCTCGTATCTTTACTACGGGTGGAGATTCGTCTATCCCTACGAGCTCGATCACTTCATCGCCTCCATACCCGGCGGAAGCGCGTTTTACATAACCCTCTCCGTAATCTTCGTGCTCGCCGTAGTGGCGGCATTCATCGTCTCTATAAAAAAGAAGGAGGACTACACCGCTTTTTCCCTTCTTCTCCTCTTCGCGACGCTCGGCCCCGCGGTAATGATCGCGATATTCCCCACCGCCATAACACGCTTCGCCGAAAGGTTCATGTACATCCCCTCGGCCGGCTTCTGCATGCTCGCGGCCTACGTAATCGTCCTCGCCGGTTCGCGTTCCGGGATCAGGTGGCTCGGCTGGGCGCTCGCCGGCGCTCTCACGCTTTCTTATGCGATCGTAACCGTAAACGGACAGGCCGAGTGGCAGAACAACCTTACCTTCTGGAAAGCGGCCGTCGACAGAGCCCCCGACGCCCTCACCCCCAGGGTGAATTACGGGGAGGCCCTAAGGAACGTCGGCAGGACGGAGGAGGCGCTCGAACAATTCAGGCTCGCGAGACAGCGCACGAGCAAGGTCGAAGTAAGGGGAAGGACAATCTCCACCATACCGCTGGCCATGAGCTACATAAACCGCGGCAACTACGGCATGGCCGAAAAGGTACTTGAAGAGGCTCTAAGGGACGACCCCGGAGTGGCCGCCGATTACAATCACCTCATGGGCTACATATGCATACAGCGTAAGGATTTCGCCGCGGCAAAGGACTATCTCCGGGAGTCGCTGAAAATAAGATGGTGGAACGCCAACGTCCACTATCTGCTCGGGTCGATTTATTACACCGAAGCCGGGGAAAGTAAGTCCATCGAAGATTATAAAAAAGCCGAAACCGAGCTGAGGGCCGCTGTCAGGATAAACGGCAAGCTTGCCGAGGCGCGCGTGGCTCTCGCGAAAACACTCCTCGCGACGGGAAGGAAGGACGAAGCCGTCTCACAAGCGAAAGAAGCCCTCAAGACGGCGAGGATTCCCACGACGGTCGCCGAGGCCAAGGCGATAATCGGAAAGGAATAA
- the leuB gene encoding 3-isopropylmalate dehydrogenase: MPRILVLPGDGIGVEVTNVSLDILEILGKKHGVEFEFETELFGGSSIDAHGAPVTEEVLDKAKASDAVLMGAVGGPKWENLEHSKKPESGLLAIRKELDAFANLRPAVVYPALADASTLKRDVVEGTDIMVVRELTGGIYFGSPSGVDRISDSEEKGYNTMVYTTHEIERIARVAFDIARKRKNKVTSIDKANVLDVMQLWRTVVTNVREKEYPDVELEHLYVDNAAMQLIRRPKSFDVMLAGNLFGDIISDEAAQLTGSLGMLPSASIGKGAIYEPVHGSAPDIAGQDIANPIASLLTTAMMLKYSLDLDAAAGEIEDAVRRVLEKGYRTADIFQEGTKKVGCAEMGRLVAEELNG; this comes from the coding sequence TTGCCCAGGATACTAGTGCTTCCGGGGGACGGAATAGGGGTTGAAGTTACGAATGTGAGTCTCGACATACTCGAAATACTAGGGAAGAAACACGGCGTGGAATTCGAATTCGAGACCGAGCTTTTCGGGGGGAGCTCGATAGACGCCCACGGGGCGCCGGTGACGGAGGAGGTGCTGGATAAGGCAAAGGCGTCGGACGCCGTCCTCATGGGCGCCGTGGGGGGACCCAAGTGGGAGAACCTGGAGCATTCGAAAAAACCGGAGAGCGGGCTTCTGGCCATAAGGAAGGAGCTTGACGCCTTCGCCAATCTCCGGCCGGCGGTCGTGTACCCCGCCCTCGCCGACGCCTCGACTTTAAAAAGAGACGTCGTCGAGGGGACGGACATAATGGTCGTGAGGGAGCTTACCGGCGGGATATACTTCGGATCGCCGAGTGGAGTGGACAGGATATCCGACAGCGAGGAGAAGGGGTATAACACGATGGTATACACCACGCACGAGATAGAGAGGATCGCGAGGGTGGCCTTCGACATAGCGAGGAAGAGAAAAAATAAGGTGACGTCCATAGACAAGGCGAACGTGCTGGACGTGATGCAGCTCTGGAGGACGGTGGTTACGAACGTGAGGGAGAAGGAATACCCGGACGTCGAACTGGAGCATCTTTACGTGGACAACGCGGCGATGCAGCTCATAAGGAGGCCGAAGAGCTTCGACGTCATGCTCGCCGGGAACCTCTTCGGCGACATAATAAGCGACGAGGCGGCGCAGCTCACGGGGTCGCTCGGCATGCTGCCCTCGGCCAGCATCGGCAAGGGGGCTATATACGAGCCGGTACACGGAAGCGCCCCGGACATCGCCGGGCAGGACATAGCGAACCCCATAGCCTCTCTCCTGACGACGGCCATGATGCTGAAGTATTCGCTGGACCTCGACGCGGCCGCGGGAGAGATCGAGGACGCCGTCAGAAGGGTGCTCGAAAAGGGCTACAGGACCGCCGACATATTCCAGGAAGGGACGAAGAAAGTCGGCTGCGCCGAGATGGGGAGGCTCGTGGCCGAAGAGCTTAACGGCTGA